Part of the Methanobacterium formicicum genome, CCACAGTAAACGGAAGCACCGGAAACGGAGCCACCATACTAGCAAGAAGAAACATCAACATCACCAACAACAACCACAGCTTCAAAAACAACACCGGATGGGGACTATACCTCATAGGATACAACAACCCCACCCTTAACCTAAACAATAACACAATAGAAAACAACGGCAACGGACTGTGGTTACAGGCTATTAACGGAGGAAACTTCCAGGATAATCAGCTCATTAACAACACTGGTGACGACTTGTACGCCACTGGTGACACTAGCAACACATTTACCAGATTACTTGTAGGCCTAGCTCATCCCACCCTCATGACCTTTGACTATGTCAATGGGATTATCATGAATGGTGTGGAAAACGCTCCAACAGATCCTGCAGGATGGTTAAATATTGGTAAATATGTTGATTTAATGAGTCAGGGTAGCACTGTTGTCAACCATTTATGGGTTTACTACAACCCTGCAGACGTGGTTGGTAAAAACGAGGCTGGTCTCAAGATATGCCACTATACTGGCGGAGCTTGGTCAGAACTTCCTCAACCTAACGGTGTTAACACTAACGAACGGTATGTATACGCAGATGGAATTAATTCCTTCAGCACATTCGCACCTTTAGCTGAGAAGCTGTCAACCACCCTGGAATTGCCAGATGTTACTGGATACCGCAACGAGCAAAAAGAGATTTCAGCAACCCTCAAAGATGCTAATGGAAATGGTGTGGCCAATCAGGAAGTGAAATTCTTTATTGACAGCATAGAAGTGGGTCATGACACCACTGATGGTTCAGGTGTGGCTAGCATACTGCACGACCTAACCGAAGTCGCAGGCACCCATACATTAACTGCAACTTTCGCGGGAGATGATACATACAAGTCTTCAGCCAACAACACAGCCACATTAACCGTGAACAAACGACCTACGACCTTAACAGTGAACAATACCAGCGGTGTTAATGGTCAGGATGTTATACTGGCAGCTAGACTAACCAGCGAAGATATTGCGGTATCGGGTGTAACCATCACCTTCACCATAGGAGGTAACACTTACACTGAAACTACCGGAACTGATGGATGGGCTAACAAAACATACACCATAACCCAAACACCTGGAAACTACAACATCGGAGCGGAATTCACAGAAACTGATTATTTCTTGGGCAGCACCGGTACTGGAACTTTGACTGTGAACAAAAAAATAACCACACTTACTGTGACTGATGTTACTGTTCAAAAAGGCAAAAATGTGGACTTAACTGCAACACTACTTGACAACAATGGCCAGCCCATCAATAATAAGCAGGTCAACTTCCAAGTTAATGGTGCAGATGCAGGTAATGCCAACACAGTTAATGGAGTTGCCACCGTGAACTACCTAGCTAATCTGGTTGGAGGAAACTAC contains:
- a CDS encoding Ig-like domain repeat protein, which gives rise to TVNGSTGNGATILARRNINITNNNHSFKNNTGWGLYLIGYNNPTLNLNNNTIENNGNGLWLQAINGGNFQDNQLINNTGDDLYATGDTSNTFTRLLVGLAHPTLMTFDYVNGIIMNGVENAPTDPAGWLNIGKYVDLMSQGSTVVNHLWVYYNPADVVGKNEAGLKICHYTGGAWSELPQPNGVNTNERYVYADGINSFSTFAPLAEKLSTTLELPDVTGYRNEQKEISATLKDANGNGVANQEVKFFIDSIEVGHDTTDGSGVASILHDLTEVAGTHTLTATFAGDDTYKSSANNTATLTVNKRPTTLTVNNTSGVNGQDVILAARLTSEDIAVSGVTITFTIGGNTYTETTGTDGWANKTYTITQTPGNYNIGAEFTETDYFLGSTGTGTLTVNKKITTLTVTDVTVQKGKNVDLTATLLDNNGQPINNKQVNFQVNGADAGNANTVNGVATVNYLANLVGGNYVIQADFTGDADYLASTGTGNLKVPQSSLYIHTTASNTNPTLGEIITITFKLGNNGPNNASNVTFTLQIPEGMEFINASTDQGDYTYNDTTRTITWNLGDVKVGDPNLWAKVRVVSIGSFILRPFLSTDTYDPTLNNDIQPITINVQAASQESQAEVNAQTQTIGMQTTGTPIGLLLLAVLMVLGGIITPKRKK